CTCGGTTTCAGGCcaaattttagtttttattttcacacGTAAATATATACTGAAATAATATACCGTGGCAAATAAGCAAACTAGAGGAACCTGAGAAATAACATGTAAATCACATATAATGGGAGATCGGTTTCAAACCAGCATATGTAATTGTCGTCCAAATTGCCTCAAACAGAACGGCGGAAATAATAACATTCTGACAAACGTGAGCTAAAGAAAAAGTCCCAGTCTGCGTGGGGCTTAGAAAGCGGTAGCAGCTGTCATTCCGACTAAATGGTGGCACCAGATCCGATTTGGAGTAAAGGTTATGTGGGTTAAAACGTGAGGCTAAGGGGGTGGCGTCCTTTGTCGTTTTATAGTCAAAGCAATTGTGACACCTACCTGCAGACcatggaaattaaaaaaaaaaaaaaaagaaagaaagtcccACACGATCAAATGATCAATTTCTTCCATCACCACagaaaacatgaacaaaaacaCCTCTATACTGCAAGTGCTCATTAAAAATGAGAGAGGGGGGGCTCTGCTTATACTGCTACTAAAACGTCCTTAAGCTATTCGTCGGCGTGTAGGGAAAGCTTTAAATGTGCGCAAGGAAAGTAACCACCACAGCTACCTAAGTGACATTTGAAAACGTGAAGTTCCACGATGACTGCACACAGCAAACAAActcatttgtttgcttttggcTGACCCTGTGTAATTAGAATTATTCCAGGCTGAAAGATAAGGTCTCGGGCCCGctgcgcgcgcgcacacacaggaaacattaAAAATAGGATTCCTGCTCAAAACTATGGCAACATTTTGTCTGCTTATTGGATTCACAGGGTGcccaatgtgtgtgtgtgtgtgtgtgtgtgtgtgtgtgcgcgcgcgcgtctGAGCGCATGGATAAGCTTATTTAAGGCCCGTCCTTCATAGTGTTGTTTTAATGTGTATCTGTAGACGCGATCTTGTAAGTTTTGTTTGCAATTGGCTTGTATGTTATATCCCTACTGCTTTGTAAGGCAAGATTGTTGCAAATAGAAATCCCGTCAGCGGATTCTTATGATCCCGTGGGATCATCGGAAAGATCAAAATATgcgtagttttttttttaagcggGGGTGGGCAATTATAAATTGATTACTCCGGGAGATTACTGCAATGAAAACGAATAACAGGCCATAGTGCGCGTTCATTTCCTTACTGCGCTGAAAAATGTCCAACTTAATAAGTCATTTAGTCTCATATTCAGTCCTAAAAATGTACTCGTCTTAGCACAAGTGAAAAATCACGTAGTGTTAGCTGTTTCTTGTGAAAGATCGCTTGAATATGAAGGCttcattttgttctgttttgttgctatttgtgttttttttttctttctcgaAACAAGGCTAAAGAATTCAGATCATGCTTTGGTGTCATTGCAGTGACACATGAAAGTGACAAAGAAAACCAGTTAGTTTGCATTGGAAACAAGTGAGCTCATTTTACCTCCAGCGTGGCGCCATTTCCTTACAAGGTtgaattaaaatacaaatttaggACTCAACACTAGATTAAATAAGTTTTCATAAGttagtctctctttttttaatcattatcattatttgtTTATCGCGTCATATTTTACGTACCTTTCTTTGCTTCTAAATTTGCGGTTCTGAaatgctgttgctgctgctcaaCAACAATCTGGTTTGGATTATTTTTAACGAGGGGAGAGTCTGGCCTGTGTTTGGGGTTTGTGCTGGCCTCCAGAGCCTGCTGAGAAGAACTGAGACCCTCGTTtgcagcagcagcggcggcggcggcggcggcagcAGCCAGACTCACTCCAGATGAATTAGTGTACCGCAGGATCCCTTGACCCTGCAGGGGGCTGAAGTTGCCATAGTTTGTGTAATTGCTATAAAAGGGTGAAGTGTAATAAATAGGTCTTCCAAGGATAGAGGGGGGCGGGTAGAGGGAGGGCGAACTGGCAGCCGGGGAGGCTGCGGAAGGCGTTGGGGAAGTGAGAAGTCCACCGCTGGAGGAGGGGCAATTTGGTTGCCCAGTTGACTGCCCCAGTTGCTGTTGCTGATGTTGCTGCTTTTGGTCCGAGGTAGCAATTTCCGCCAGCGACCACAATTTGGGTTTGACCGTGGGGTTAGGAGGCGCTCCCGAAGAAGGCCTGTTGTCAAGGCATGAGGAGGATTTATTGGTGTTAATATTGTTGCTACTGACAAGGCTCCGGGCTAAATCCTCGCGTTGGCTGTGGAGGTGGTGGagatggtggaggtggtggtggtggtgatggtgatggCTGAGAACTGGAGCTTCTACTCCGGTCAGTGGTGATGACGTGACGGGTTTAGGTGAAAGCTGAGCCCGCTGGTCGCGGTTTGGGTCCTCGCCGTCCTCTTCGCATTTGTCGCCGGCTTGTTCAGAGCCAAGCTCGCCCACACAGCTGACCTTCTCCCCGTCTGACTCTGCCGAGCAGGAGTGGTCCGTCAGGGTGTCTACGTGCAAGCTGATGCCTAAGACGAGCATGCAAATAAATGGAAAAGAGTTACAAGTGTTAAAGAAAGTGAGAAAGTctcaaaattaaaatgtataaaacttaTAAAGTCCATTAATCGTTAATGCTTTACAGCCAGCCGCACTTAAATAGTGGCACATGTATAATTTATAAAGTAGGCTGGatttaatgtatattttataccATAACAATtgtgctgtctttttttttcttttctttttttacataatCATACACGTCGACGTTTTCATCGTAACAATATTAACAGTCTAGTTTTATTGAGACCACTTATGGCTACTGCTATGCTCGGTGTCTGCTTGCCAGTGACCTGTCATTAATCAcgctaaagaaaataaaatgttccttcTAACAGGTCATTACGTGTAGCTTGAGTCTTAGAACCTcgtttttcattaaaaattgATATCAATCAACGTGGCTACCTAAATAGTTCATGGACTCGACTGTCTTGCaaacatatttaaatgttatatatatatgtgtgtgtgtgtttgtatgtgtgtgcgtgtgcgtgtgtgtgtgtgtgtgtgtgttagaacTATAATTCACGTAACTGCGTTAGAATTTCATCTTTTTGATATTTTGACAAAAAGCAGCAGTGCAGCACATAACTTGTGAAGTAAATAAAAGGGGCACCCCCCTCCTTCCCATCCAACTCTGAATTGATCATGGCTTGGTCGCCGGATAATACCCCACCTTCATCCTCCGCTGAAGCCTCGCTGTTATCCAGCGTTTTTTCTGAGCGCTCCACTTCTTTTCTCTCGCCGTCTCCGTCCTCTTCGTCCTCGTCTTCGCTCTTATTCCGGGGTGCCCATGTCATCTTATTCTCCTTCTTGAGCCTCCTCCGGGCGTTTGCGAACCAAGTGGAGACCTGCGTCAGGGTCATCTTGGTGATAATTGCCAGCATGATTTTTTCTCCTTTCGTCGGATACGGGTTCTTCCTGTGCTCCTGCAgccaggccttcaaggtggccgTGGCGTCCCTGGTGGCATTTTTGCGGTAAGCCGGGTCGTTGAGCTGGAAGGGGTATCCTGGGCTCCCGTAAGGGGGATAACTCAACGCCCCGGCCATGCCTGTGGTGTGTGCGTCGTATGGAGAGGACTGGATAAAAgttggaggaaaaaagaaagaaagaaagaaaaagtcaaGAGCTGAGTTCAACTGACattaaaaagaatttaaaaaatcgGCATTAATGTGTGACTTATATAGAAAACCAACTTCCTATACGTTGCACAACATCacaaatgtgtatatataaacttcacattttgatgaataataataaatgataaGACAAAAATTACATCATAAGTAGCTATAACTATACACGTTTTATTCAacagtgatttttaaaaaaaaagtaggcCTATAACCATTCCTTTTTGAAAAACGTGTCCAAACAAGAGAAACATGACGGGACTCAAATATAAAAGTAGTACCagattttatcttcattttataTCAATTATATATTATAAAGTGAT
The genomic region above belongs to Oreochromis niloticus isolate F11D_XX linkage group LG11, O_niloticus_UMD_NMBU, whole genome shotgun sequence and contains:
- the irx2a gene encoding iroquois-class homeodomain protein IRX-2a; translation: MSYPQGYLYQPPGSLALYSCPAYGASALAAPRNEDLARSSSGSAFSPYPGSAAFSASAGAGFSTPLSYSTDPTTGFPSYMSSPYDAHTTGMAGALSYPPYGSPGYPFQLNDPAYRKNATRDATATLKAWLQEHRKNPYPTKGEKIMLAIITKMTLTQVSTWFANARRRLKKENKMTWAPRNKSEDEDEEDGDGERKEVERSEKTLDNSEASAEDEGISLHVDTLTDHSCSAESDGEKVSCVGELGSEQAGDKCEEDGEDPNRDQRAQLSPKPVTSSPLTGVEAPVLSHHHHHHHHLHHLHHLHSQREDLARSLVSSNNINTNKSSSCLDNRPSSGAPPNPTVKPKLWSLAEIATSDQKQQHQQQQLGQSTGQPNCPSSSGGLLTSPTPSAASPAASSPSLYPPPSILGRPIYYTSPFYSNYTNYGNFSPLQGQGILRYTNSSGVSLAAAAAAAAAAAANEGLSSSQQALEASTNPKHRPDSPLVKNNPNQIVVEQQQQHFRTANLEAKKGT